The Mus caroli chromosome 9, CAROLI_EIJ_v1.1, whole genome shotgun sequence DNA window TCACTGAAAGACCTGTGTCTTTCATGCAAGGGGAACTTGCATCTCGTCAGGGCTAACTTCCTTTGGTTCTAGCTGAACCTACTCTCTCCTACCCATAATACTTTTGCTATCCTATTTATACACTGAAATCAAAGTACTCTCCTGTCCAATGATACCGAGAAGGTGCAAAGACAGGGCCAGaccaaacaaagccaaaaggactATGGGGAAAGAGTTAAATCCAGAAGGCACTGGAAGATGAGCTCCTCTGTATTGCACAGTTTAGGGGACATCATTTAAAGGGACATCAGTGGGTCAGGGTTTCTGGAGTTGGTCACACGACAGACACCTGAACCCTACGCCACCAATATTCCAACCAACATTGCTAATCAGTCATAGCCCCTGATCATTTAGACTTGAGGCCCTCACTTTCTCTGTCCCCAGGGAGTAGAGACATTCTCTCCTGAGCAAACTTGGGCTTTAAGTCAACAGACATTTTCCTGACCCATTGTTGAAACTTGTCTTACAGCAGCTTGTCTTACAGCAACCCAAGAGACACCTATTAGGAGCAACACGGGTCAGGGTCTGTTCTTCATCATTATTGGGAAAGGTATGCAGCCTGATAGATAGCCTATACATCTGTAACTCGAAAGCTTTAGCTTTCCTGCGACCTCATAGAAGACCTGGCGCGTGTTATGATTTTTGCAAATGTAGTTATGATTCCTGGACTGTTGCAGTTTGTGGTCAGCGTTGTGCAAAACGGAGGTAACACTTACGGATGAGCCGCATTTGCACCCAGGACTGCAGCTTCACAGTGGCAGCGGCGGAGGCGTATACTCACCTCAGTCTGTAGCGCATCACCTCATGTAACTTCCTCCCCTGCAGCCTGGCCTTTGCCTCTCTCCACCAGCACTGAATGGTCCAAGCGTTGAGGGCTGCAAGCAGCAGGGTTCGGCGCACCAGTGTGCCTCGCCACCAGGCCTGGATCTTGACGCCTGCCAGCATGACGTTATCAGGCAGCTGCTATATTTTGAAGAGAGGTGACATGGAAAACAAAGGACCCTTGGCCCTCAGACACCCCAGTCTCAGAATACTCTGGGAAACGGAGAAGGTTCTCAGAGGTCAGGGAAGGCATTTGGTATTAcctcccctgcctcccactctatcggttttttgagacagagtttctctgtgtagccctggccaccTGGCTTTCCATGGAGCTGGGTTGGCCAGTTTAGGACAATAGTCCTATGTTCTATAGAACCCTCTTGGATCTGACAACCACCAGGGCCCCTCCCTCCTTTTGGCTTTAATCTACAACCTGCCCCCTCACTCTGTCAGGCCCCAATGTTTTCTTCCCCTTTAGTCTGTGACCTTTCCCTtgtaatttacacacacacacacacacacacacacacacacacactcacacacacacgcacacacacactccacactcTTGCATAATTTTGGACATGCATGCTTCTATAATCAGAGTCAAAAGGCATAGTAATTAGATCATGCTTGGAGCATACATTCCCTGAATATCCTATGGTATGGGCCACAAAAGAAGCCATCAGCTGGGGTGTCATGGATCAAGACACATGTAGATGAGAGATCCACCCCAACACTGGGGTCCTGCACCACTTACCTCTAGCTGGGAGGGAAGTTTCCCCAACTCAGTTCCCTcagatctatctgcctctttAGTTTCACATTCCTCTTCTTGGATTTGCTTCTACAATCAGAGTCAAAGGGCAAAGTAATTAGATTGTTCTGTGTCCAAATCCGTGTGTGTACTAATACGTACACGACCCTGTTTGGCTATTTATTTCCAAAACACATCCCCTCTCCCAGCATACATAGTTCATATTTCAACTCTTTGGGCTCCCCAATCTTTGCAGCTCAGTCATCTGCCTCTCTAAGGCTAACAAGGCAATGGGTGAGACAGTCAGGACTAAGCAAGCCCTATTCATAGCAGCATTGGAGAGGGTGACTTTGCCCCAGTAAGCTTGGACAGTCTTGGTTTCTGATGGTTGTTCAGGGTGATGGTTTGACTCAAACCTTCCACTCACACATGTATCATGCTTGGAGCATAAATATCCTGAGTATCCTATTGTATGAGCCACGGAAAAAAGCCATCAGCCTGGGTGACATGAATCATGACATGTGTAGATCAGAAGTCCACCCCAAcaccacctacctctgcctgggGGGGACATTCCGTTTTCACTGAATCACTCCTCTCAAGTATGGCTTTATCTGCCtcttcagcttcagcttcagtttcttcatcttggATTTGTTTCTATAATCAGAGCCAAAGGTCAAAGTAATTAGATGGTTCTGTGTCTAAGTCTGTGAGGATTTTAATATGCACACAGTGCTttgtctggccagcaagcctaaCTCACACAGGCCTTGTATCCTGACCACTAGTGGAAACCCGCCTTTCCCTGCATACCACTTGTTTGCCCATTGACTGACTtcaatctgatttttttaaagtgagtctGGCGGACCCCTTCATCAACAGTGGGAACCCACCCACCCAAACGCTGTGttgtcccccaacccctgctctgTGCTCTTTGCCTCCTCTCTCAGGAGCACACACTTACCTAGCTTTGGAACCTCTGGATCTTCTGTTCTGTGGGATGGGTAGGCTGTGGTGTCACCAGTTACCTGTGCCCTGGTGTTACCAGTGTCTTGGAAAGGGTGTGGCACCACACCCTGCTAGACCTCCTTGAGCCACCCTCAGTTCTCTTGGAGACTGACCTTCTTTTGCCAGCCACACAGAGTCAATGGCTTCTCTTGGAAGAGTCCAATCAGCCCCTCAGTAGCCTTCATCAACAGTGGGAACCCCACCCACCCGAACGCTGTGttgtcccccaacccctgctctgTGCTCTTTACCTCCTCTCTCAGGAGCACACACTTACCTAGCTTTGGAACCTCTGGATCTTCTGTTCTGTGGGATGGGTAGACTGTGGTGTCACCAGTTACCTGTGCCCTGGTGTTACCAGTTTCTTGGTAAGGGTGTGACACCAGACCCTGCTAGACCTtcttgggtgtggtggtttgaatatgcttgacccagggagtggcactattagaagatatagccttgttggaggaagtgtgtcattatgagtgtgggctttaagaccctcatcccagtgccctggaagccaggcttctcctgtttgcctttggaacaagatatagaactgtcagctcctcctacaccatgcctgcttggacactgccatgctcccttgatgataatggactgaatctctgaacctgtaaaccagccccaattaaatgttgtccttataagagttgccttgtttaTGGTGTCCGTTCACAGCAATAAACTCTAAGTCAGAAGGTGATACCAGCGACTGGGGGGTTGCTGTGGTAGATCTGACCACGCCTTTGTTTGGAAGAATCTGGATTTTGGAACTTTAGATTTGCAGAGCAGTGGAAtactttaagtggggcttaatggaccatcctagtaggaatttggaagactttgttgctgagagtgaaTTGAACTATGCAGACTGGGACCAAGAATTTTCAGTGgggaagaatttcagtatgtggagcagagactgtttttgaggtattttggtgaagaatatggctgctttttgccatcGTCCAGAGTCCTGCCTGAGGCTAAGGGGAAGAGATTTAGATTAGTGGCTTtgaaaaaggaagtctcaaaacaaCCTGGTATAAATTTTGTTGTGTGGTTACTAACGTTTACTCTTATGAAGAGTGttttaatgaaaggaaaaatagcaaatacttggtttaaagaattaaaggagcaTCAGGAAAATAGAATGGAGCTGTCCAgatatggtggtatacacctttaatgccagaagacaaagccaaataaatctctgagttcaaggtcaatctacagagcaagttccaggacagccaagcttaggcagtaagggagctgaaaacaaaaaactggtAATAAAATAAGGGAGGAGGGGTATGTCCCAGCCCTAGCTAGCAGCAGACAGAACTCAGTAGCTTTGACCTTGTGGCCCTgactttagagtccagaatagaagggactcTTTGGGACTGTTGATGCTGGttatctggagctaagaaattagtggtgattaagaagagaccagcatcactgagataaaatctgggaagtattttctgagagcacaaagaagctatgttcTAGAGACAGCCCCCTCATGCTGCAGCTGAATTTTAGTAATGTTTAAgaatcactcaggtggtactggttttgaagatatgaaggggtcatggagagcagctgaggcttgccACTGAGAGGTCAGTGAAGGAAATTGGTGAAGATgtagcctcagttgtagttgatggtcCAGGCTTGGAGGGGTCATGGAAAGAAGTTGAGGCTcggcatcatgaagagagccctatgaaaggctattggtgaagcctagttgcagcagaagacctcaGTGtatggagatgccagtaccatgggatgagcaccaagaacagcagcagcagtggagtgaagTTAACctgagcctagagtgctacagagggcagagctgtagaagtgacccaagccctttggaggagcccagaagatcatgtgtggatcctagacattggaacaagaaactgtaatgttgaagttgccttggagaccccaagatggtccagatgccagagctgtgggatacctgctgaggaaagctgctaacagggagtggaaccagcccagcaGAAAAAgttcactaaagaaaaaaaaaaggagttgaagatctgaagaccactttgccatcagccatggagatgcgaagtttggagtttgcccagctggttccTGTCTtactttggggattacagttaagtgattgaatgaatctcagaagagactttgaactttggacttttaatattgttgaggactgctatagactatgggaacttttcaagttggactaaatatattttttattatgctatgtgctatggctaggtatggcccccatagactcatgtgtttgaacaagcctatgggggcaaGGGAgtagactgtgatggtttgtatatgcttggcccagggagtggcactattaggtgtagccttgttggaggaagtgtgtctttgTGGGTGTgaactttaagaccctcatcctagtaccctggaagccaggcttctgtttgccttcagaacaagatgtagaactttcagctcctctgcaccatacctgcctggaggctgccatgatcccgccttgatgataatggactgaacctctgaatctgtaagtcagccccaattaaatgttgtccttataagagttgccttggtcatggcatctgttcacagcagtaaaacactctCTGGGACCTCCCAGCCCCAATCTTTGCTGCTCAGTCACCTACCTCTCTATGGCTAACAGGCAATGGGTAAGACAGTCAGGACTAAGCAAGCCCTATTCATAGCAGCATTGGAGAGGGTAACTTTGCCCCAGTAAGCTTGGACAGTCTTGGTTTCTGATGG harbors:
- the LOC110301763 gene encoding IQ domain-containing protein F3 isoform X3, which translates into the protein MELDQDKKKETPEETENVNKVQLEKQIQDEETEAEAEEADKAILERSDSVKTECPPQAEKQIQDEETEAEAEEADKAILERSDSVKTECPPQAEKQIQEEECETKEADRSEGTELGKLPSQLEQLPDNVMLAGVKIQAWWRGTLVRRTLLLAALNAWTIQCWWREAKARLQGRKLHEVMRYRLRNLNLKSISKRKQPNQSPRPV
- the LOC110301763 gene encoding IQ domain-containing protein F3 isoform X1, which encodes MVSQGCVRLASLTCPGELDQDKKKETPEETENVNKVQLEKQIQDEETEAEAEEADKAILERSDSVKTECPPQAEKQIQDEETEAEAEEADKAILERSDSVKTECPPQAEKQIQEEECETKEADRSEGTELGKLPSQLEQLPDNVMLAGVKIQAWWRGTLVRRTLLLAALNAWTIQCWWREAKARLQGRKLHEVMRYRLRNLNLKSISKRKQPNQSPRPV
- the LOC110301763 gene encoding IQ domain-containing protein F3 isoform X2, which gives rise to MVSQGCVRLASLTCPGELDQDKKKETPEETENVNKVQLEKQIQDEETEAEAEEADKAILERSDSVKTECPPQAEKQIQDEETEAEAEEADKAILERSDSVKTECPPQAEKQIQEEECETKEADRSEGTELGKLPSQLEQLPDNVMLAGVKIQAWWRGTLVRRTLLLAALNAWTIQCWWREAKARLQGRKLHEVMRYRLSCLRIKPGNPL